The following are encoded together in the Xanthomonas sacchari genome:
- a CDS encoding translocation/assembly module TamB domain-containing protein: MSAPLEPTSPGAPPPPRRPRFYRRKRFWWGSALTVAGLVLLAAIALYWLLQTVAGRDVLLAQVVARLPAGSTLTWERAEGPLAGPLILHNLDFRYNEIHFTAERAYLDPDIRPLLGRKLQLDALELTNATLNLAKSDEPFELPRWPQSLPQIEVPLALQADRIAIDGLRITQAQQPMIDIRTLRGGVEVANGEFRATQVVVNSDRGDFRINGDYLPGQDYKADLTASAVLPAARGRTPARLGLVARGDLDKMEVAIAGNAPAPLRATLVFTGRTDPVWEFAASSKALDPSLLVPPADDAPASVPLAFDLRANGKGGNADLQGELSRDGQKLVLDPSHLSLDNQVLTVAPLQLRAFDGQLRLRGTADLRDPDNAQLRFAVNASGMSFATAPDPSTPDAPAVPIKLVEANLGVAGTLKQWATYGEATVARGKDSANLLLDVRGDDRQAQLKQVRATMPSGTLDLGGNVAWVPELNWDVQGTLAGFDPGYFAPGWDGKLSGTFASQGKQLPARPDGSAAGYQVTLDIPRLNGNLRSRALDANAKLALQGSQGEGKLQLSLGDSRLQAQGKVGDQLDVDAQLQPLQLADLLPGGAGSLRGSVQVKGRRDAPDLTADLTGSGLKWDSYSADSLSLRGRLPWRGNGGELALRGSAINAGVLLQTLSVDARGAVENLQLDANTENDMGALALAGQVRRDGARWQGALNTLRIAPAKGEPWQLRKAANFSVAGSAFSLSESCLAPGSGGALCVSADWPKQGLTLRGDALPLALVQPWLPPSNGRKMYLRGDLSIDGSFKPAGNAWQGSLRLASREGGLRLGDNARGELLRYDQFSFVTDFSAQHIHSKLGIGFQGDGFVDATVDTGWDAYAPLNGEIYMNMARLYWLELFSPDLVRPKGLVEGHVSLRGTRSQPAMGGDATLSNFTGELPALGLTLSEGKGRFDAQPDGSARIVASVKSGEGTLNVDGGLSWYGDRTPLQLNIRGTNVLVSNTAELRAVANPDLQFGIANKTMMLSGQVTVPSADIDLERLDRGTSLSEDVVVLDPADPEATPTSPLEMDLRVTLGDQVKMAGFGLKGALTGAMQVRSRPGRETTATGGLDVSGKYKAYGQDLTITRGQLTWSNNIVSDPRINIRAQRQVGDVTAGIDVTGRATAPHADVWSDPSMSQSEAMSYLVLGRSLSNTSSAEADQVTAAASALSAGSGLLASQLGARLGFDDAGVSQSRTLGGSVVGFGKYLSPKLYVSYGVSLIGSGSVLTLKYLLGRGFDAEVESSTVENRGSVNWRKEK; encoded by the coding sequence GTGAGCGCGCCGCTGGAGCCGACGTCGCCCGGCGCGCCGCCGCCGCCGCGGCGCCCGCGTTTCTATCGGCGCAAGCGCTTCTGGTGGGGCTCGGCGCTGACCGTTGCCGGCCTGGTGCTGCTGGCGGCGATCGCGCTGTACTGGCTGCTGCAGACCGTGGCCGGGCGCGACGTACTGCTGGCGCAGGTGGTGGCACGGCTGCCGGCCGGCTCTACGCTCACCTGGGAGCGCGCCGAAGGGCCGCTGGCCGGTCCGTTGATCCTGCACAACCTGGACTTCCGCTACAACGAGATCCACTTCACCGCCGAGCGCGCCTACCTGGATCCGGACATCCGCCCGCTGCTCGGGCGCAAGCTGCAACTGGACGCGCTGGAGCTGACCAACGCCACGCTTAACCTGGCCAAGAGCGACGAACCGTTCGAACTGCCGCGCTGGCCGCAGTCGCTGCCGCAGATCGAAGTGCCGCTGGCGCTGCAGGCCGACCGCATCGCCATCGACGGCCTGCGCATCACCCAGGCGCAGCAGCCGATGATCGACATCCGCACGCTGCGCGGCGGCGTGGAAGTGGCCAATGGCGAGTTCCGCGCCACCCAGGTGGTGGTGAACAGCGACCGCGGCGATTTCCGTATCAATGGCGATTACCTGCCGGGCCAGGACTACAAGGCCGACCTCACCGCCAGCGCCGTGCTGCCGGCCGCACGCGGGCGCACCCCGGCGCGCCTGGGTCTGGTCGCGCGCGGCGACCTGGACAAGATGGAAGTGGCCATCGCCGGCAACGCGCCGGCGCCGCTGCGCGCCACGCTGGTGTTCACCGGCCGCACCGATCCGGTGTGGGAGTTCGCCGCCAGCAGCAAGGCGCTGGATCCGTCGCTGCTGGTGCCGCCGGCCGACGATGCGCCGGCGTCCGTGCCGCTGGCCTTCGACCTGCGCGCCAATGGCAAGGGCGGCAACGCCGACTTGCAGGGCGAACTGTCGCGCGACGGACAGAAGCTGGTACTCGATCCCTCGCACCTGAGCCTGGACAACCAGGTGCTCACCGTCGCGCCGCTGCAGCTGCGCGCCTTCGACGGGCAACTGCGCCTGCGCGGCACCGCCGATCTGCGCGATCCGGACAACGCGCAGCTGCGCTTTGCGGTCAACGCCAGCGGCATGAGCTTCGCCACCGCGCCGGATCCGTCCACCCCGGACGCGCCGGCGGTGCCGATCAAGCTGGTCGAGGCCAACCTGGGCGTGGCCGGCACCTTGAAGCAATGGGCCACCTACGGCGAGGCCACCGTCGCTCGCGGCAAGGACAGTGCCAACCTGCTGCTGGACGTGCGCGGCGACGATCGCCAGGCGCAGCTGAAGCAGGTGCGCGCGACCATGCCCAGCGGCACGCTCGACCTGGGCGGCAATGTGGCCTGGGTGCCGGAGTTGAACTGGGACGTGCAAGGCACGCTGGCCGGCTTCGACCCCGGCTACTTCGCACCGGGCTGGGACGGCAAGCTGTCCGGCACCTTCGCCTCGCAGGGCAAGCAGTTGCCGGCGCGGCCGGACGGCAGTGCCGCCGGCTACCAGGTCACGCTCGACATTCCGCGCTTGAACGGAAACCTGCGCAGCCGCGCGCTCGACGCCAACGCCAAGCTCGCCCTGCAGGGCAGCCAGGGCGAAGGCAAGCTGCAACTGAGCCTGGGCGACAGCCGCCTGCAGGCGCAGGGCAAGGTCGGCGACCAGCTCGACGTGGACGCGCAACTGCAGCCGCTGCAACTGGCCGACCTGCTGCCTGGCGGCGCCGGCAGCCTGCGCGGCAGCGTGCAGGTCAAGGGTCGCCGCGACGCGCCCGATCTCACCGCCGATCTCACCGGCAGCGGCCTGAAGTGGGACAGCTACAGCGCCGACAGCCTCAGCCTGCGCGGACGCCTGCCGTGGCGCGGCAACGGCGGTGAACTCGCCCTGCGCGGCAGCGCGATCAATGCCGGCGTGCTGCTGCAGACACTGAGCGTGGACGCGCGTGGCGCGGTCGAGAACTTGCAACTCGACGCCAATACCGAGAACGACATGGGCGCGCTGGCCTTGGCCGGGCAGGTGCGCCGCGATGGCGCGCGCTGGCAGGGCGCCTTGAACACGCTGCGCATCGCCCCGGCCAAGGGCGAGCCGTGGCAGCTGCGGAAGGCGGCCAATTTCAGTGTGGCCGGCAGCGCCTTCAGCCTGTCCGAGAGCTGCCTGGCGCCGGGCAGCGGCGGCGCCTTGTGCGTGTCCGCCGACTGGCCGAAGCAGGGCCTGACCCTGCGCGGCGACGCCCTGCCGCTCGCGCTGGTGCAGCCATGGCTGCCGCCCAGCAACGGCCGAAAGATGTACCTGCGCGGCGACCTGTCCATCGACGGCAGCTTCAAGCCGGCCGGCAACGCCTGGCAGGGTTCGCTGCGCCTGGCCTCGCGCGAAGGCGGCCTGCGCCTGGGCGATAACGCTCGCGGCGAACTTTTGCGCTACGACCAGTTCAGTTTCGTCACCGATTTCAGCGCCCAGCACATCCATTCCAAGCTCGGCATCGGCTTCCAGGGCGACGGCTTCGTCGACGCCACCGTCGATACCGGCTGGGATGCGTATGCACCGTTGAATGGCGAGATCTACATGAACATGGCGCGGCTGTACTGGCTGGAGCTGTTCTCGCCCGATCTGGTGCGGCCCAAGGGCCTGGTCGAAGGCCACGTCAGCCTGCGCGGCACCCGCTCGCAGCCGGCGATGGGCGGCGACGCCACGCTGAGCAACTTCACCGGCGAACTGCCGGCCCTGGGCCTGACCCTGAGCGAGGGCAAGGGCCGCTTCGACGCGCAGCCGGACGGCTCGGCGCGCATCGTCGCCTCGGTGAAGTCCGGCGAAGGCACGCTCAACGTCGATGGCGGGCTGTCCTGGTACGGCGACCGCACGCCGCTGCAGTTGAACATCCGCGGCACCAATGTGCTGGTGTCCAACACCGCCGAACTGCGCGCGGTGGCCAACCCCGACCTGCAGTTCGGCATCGCCAACAAGACCATGATGCTGAGCGGCCAAGTCACCGTGCCGTCGGCCGACATCGACCTGGAACGGCTGGACCGCGGCACCTCGCTGTCCGAGGACGTGGTGGTGCTGGACCCGGCCGACCCCGAGGCCACGCCGACCTCGCCGCTGGAGATGGACCTGCGGGTGACGTTGGGCGACCAGGTCAAGATGGCCGGCTTCGGCCTCAAGGGCGCGCTGACCGGCGCCATGCAGGTGCGCTCGCGGCCGGGCCGCGAAACCACCGCCACCGGCGGGCTGGACGTCAGTGGCAAGTACAAGGCGTACGGGCAGGACCTGACCATCACCCGCGGCCAGCTCACCTGGAGCAACAACATCGTCTCCGACCCGCGCATCAACATTCGCGCGCAGCGCCAGGTCGGCGACGTCACCGCCGGCATCGACGTCACCGGCCGTGCCACCGCCCCGCACGCGGACGTGTGGTCGGACCCGTCGATGTCGCAATCCGAGGCGATGTCCTACCTGGTGCTGGGCCGCAGCCTCAGCAACACCAGCAGCGCCGAGGCCGACCAGGTCACTGCCGCGGCCAGCGCGCTGTCGGCCGGCAGCGGCCTGCTCGCCTCGCAACTCGGCGCCAGGCTCGGCTTCGACGACGCCGGCGTCAGCCAGTCGCGCACCCTCGGCGGCTCGGTGGTGGGCTTCGGCAAGTATCTCTCGCCGAAACTTTACGTCAGCTACGGCGTGTCGCTGATCGGCAGCGGCTCGGTCCTGACGCTGAAATATCTGCTGGGCCGCGGCTTCGACGCCGAAGTGGAATCGAGCACGGTGGAGAACCGGGGGTCGGTGAATTGGCGG